The nucleotide sequence GCTACTCGGGGGTCAATGGGCTTTTCCGCTGGCAAAGGAGGAGGCGCCGAACCCAGTGTTGACACAGGAACCGTGGGggtaggaagaggaggagacggagtcTGAGATGGGCTGGAGTTGACAGTCTTCAGGATACGTGACAGCAACTCAAAGTCTGGGAGGGATGAGTTGGAAGAAGATGGAGCAGGGGCATCCAAGGACGCGGGAGGATGTGCAGCCGGGGGTTGGGAGTGGGGAACTGGAGTGTGGAGCGACTGTTGAGCACGGGACAGACGTGGATCAATGGTCGAGGCAGGCGGGACGCctggaggaagtggaaggaAGTCCTGTTTGGGGATGGGGAGTGGAAGAAGATCTTCAGGTGACCAGGTGATGGTTTTACAGAACGCTGGCATGTGGAGGACAACATCCTTTTTGATGTGGCTgtactgctgcagctgtgagcgAGGATCCCTCAGAGCCATACCCATGAGGGGGTCCAGAGGAATTGGCACCGGCTTTTCACGCAGTACccgctccgtctcctcctcctctgctgctggtgctgtgaGCGGCGGAGGCTTGTAGACGAGAGGTGGCTCCTGTTTAGGCCCAGGAGGTGAGAGCGAGGTAGATCCACTCGATGCAGCCGCAGTTAGCCTCGCTAACCTGGGGTCTGCTGGTGGTCCAGATGGGGGTGGCACCGACCCAGAGTGGGCAGACTCAGAGTTTTGAGCGGACTCTGTAGCACGCGCCAGGCGTGGGTCTCGAGCTAAGCGAGGATCTGCCGGCCGAGTTAGAACAGGAGGGGCTTTCTGAAGTCTGGGGTCGCTTGGGGGTCCGTCAGGTTTGTGAGGAACCTGGGTCTGCTGACGAAGTGTCTTTAAGATGGAAGTCACACTACCGccaccatcctcatcttcacTGGAATACCAATTTCCAGAATCTCCTAGAAAAGAATGAACAGGTTGGGTTGAAGATTTTAAAATTGGccaattaaattaaattgtGGAGTAAAAGCTGTCGGTACCTTCCGTCTCTTTAATCTTCTCTGTTCCGCCCTCAGCGATCCTACgtgctctttcctcctcttcctgctgcttttgttgaatCCTCATAAACAGAACGCGTTGCGCTGGGGGCAAAAAGTCCGGAACAGAAATTCCTCCCTGACTGGCTGATGATCCATTAGCAGAACTTTCTTGTCCATCTGCTTGATGACCAAAGAGCCCAGACCCTTCCCTCTCGTCCATCCCAGCAAACCCATGGTAGCCATCGCCTGAGGGGGAACAGAACCCAGGTGTGTTAGTTTATAAGATGAATAAGATACAAGGTGGTTTTATTTACTGGATTATCATAAGTAGCATTCACCCTCACCCTCTTGCACCACTCCATCCATCTTCATATCGTCCTGTTGTTTGAAGAAGTTGTTGAAGAAATTTCCTTCACTCGGTGGACCTGGAGGCCCAATACCAGGATGTGGAGGGCCATCTCCAGGCCCAAAGTTACCCATCATTGGTGGACCACCAGGACAGGGGGGCTGGTTCAAACTCGCATTCTGCATGTCAGGAGACATTACTCCTGGTGGGGTGGGGAAATGAGTCGGTGGACCCTCACCAGGAGCTCCTTGAGGTCCTGTAGCTGTAGTCTGACCCTGGTTAGTACTGGGAGTTTGGCCTCTGTGAAggcaggaaaagcaggaaaatgtaGAAAATAGGACAAAACCACAGGTGGAAAAAATTAAGACACATCTTTCATATAATCCTAAAAAATTGTAATCTACATTTGAAAAGATCCAACTCTCAGTTGTACTTCGGTCTTACCTTACTGCCAGTTTCTGAGCCAGCTGCCCGGTCGGCTGAACTTTAATCTCAAATAATGAAGGaattttctttcctccaccaccacctccacctcccatTGGTGGTGGGGGGCCCATGTGTGGGGGTGGACCACCGGTATTTGGTGGCGGACCCTGAAAAGGATTTCCTTCAGGGCCAGGGCccgggccaggaccagggcAAGGGCCTGGACCAGGAATGGGACCAGGGAAACCTCCACAAGGAGGTGGCCCAGGAACAGGTCCTGGACCTAGTGGGCCTTTGTTAGGCATGGGGCACTGGTTAGGACCAGGACCACTCCCAAAATCATTTGCTCCAGGCCCGCCAAAATCTCCAGGTGCGGTAGTAGCTTCGACAGGGATGGGTCGAGGAGGGGTTGGGAGGAGACCAACTCCAGGAGGTGGTTTCGGGAGAGGGTTGATGCCTTGCTTCTTTAGCTCCTCTACCTCCTTCTCATCCTCTGCTCCAGCCTCTGCATCTTCTGCCAACATCTTCAAGACAGGTGGTTCCACACACGTGTTAAAGAGCAGCGCACGTTAACCATTTTAAAGATGCACGTTGTCTAAATGGCCATCACACCTTGTTAAGCAGCTCCTTGGTGTCATCGTTGAGGGCTTCGTGAGAGAACATGCATTCATCGTTGTTGACACAGTTCCCTGTGGTGTGGAACAGCTTACAGGGAAATTCACGTAGCGTTTGAATTAAGGAGAAACATTCTGGTGAAGATAGAAGTTTAACATGTCTAAGGTCCAGTGTATCACATGTTTAATTTTATATTCTTAAGGGATAAAACACAATATAAACAGACAGGCATTTAAATAGTATAACAAGATAATTGCTGTGTTTGTATTATTTAATGATAAAAATATATCGGACATTCGGACGCCAGTTACTAAAATATCTACATATTTATGGGGGACTTACTGCAAACCTACGATGGCTCCAGAAATACAATTGCAATAATTATTCTCAACCCTGAATTTCATCTATTTAGAAAGAGATCAACATTTACACTTCAGAGATAACCTGTTACCAAGTTTCAATGGCTTGTGAAATCACTAGTTAAGGATATCATGCATGTAGGGGCAGTGGTCAG is from Takifugu rubripes chromosome 11, fTakRub1.2, whole genome shotgun sequence and encodes:
- the zc3h4 gene encoding zinc finger CCCH domain-containing protein 4, which codes for MAVESMTVHPNSPTTNHEHNSLLTDERQADEELEEGELEDDGGEVAEVEIGEGISTTLRGGDGGDEAGGGGEAGEGAGERPRRSKERHGSSETDEERSHRRKRKRKKEKEREREKRRAKKKRRSKHKRHPSSDDDFSDFSDDSDYSPSEKRKYREYSPQYSSASHGCYSGAKKGSYMKMDKKTYGGYDDYEEDNYEAEEDEEMVDEDYDDFAKELNQYRKAKEGGHPRGGRGMRGRMKGQRGRGGMRGGRRGKGRGRGCRIGGGKMGDDDGDGYVDEMEYGDDDYDNMGDDDYDDFSKELNQYKKSKDRGRGGKGGRGRGRGKGGRGMMRGGRGRNRGRGRMDMGMDDDHNADMDNGDGGGGGDGPGHGRRNQNDKHQDKKGKAICKYYIEGRCTWGDHCNFSHDVDLPKKKELCKFYITGFCARADHCPYMHGEFPCKLFHTTGNCVNNDECMFSHEALNDDTKELLNKMLAEDAEAGAEDEKEVEELKKQGINPLPKPPPGVGLLPTPPRPIPVEATTAPGDFGGPGANDFGSGPGPNQCPMPNKGPLGPGPVPGPPPCGGFPGPIPGPGPCPGPGPGPGPEGNPFQGPPPNTGGPPPHMGPPPPMGGGGGGGGKKIPSLFEIKVQPTGQLAQKLAVRGQTPSTNQGQTTATGPQGAPGEGPPTHFPTPPGVMSPDMQNASLNQPPCPGGPPMMGNFGPGDGPPHPGIGPPGPPSEGNFFNNFFKQQDDMKMDGVVQEGDGYHGFAGMDEREGSGLFGHQADGQESSANGSSASQGGISVPDFLPPAQRVLFMRIQQKQQEEEERARRIAEGGTEKIKETEGDSGNWYSSEDEDGGGSVTSILKTLRQQTQVPHKPDGPPSDPRLQKAPPVLTRPADPRLARDPRLARATESAQNSESAHSGSVPPPSGPPADPRLARLTAAASSGSTSLSPPGPKQEPPLVYKPPPLTAPAAEEEETERVLREKPVPIPLDPLMGMALRDPRSQLQQYSHIKKDVVLHMPAFCKTITWSPEDLLPLPIPKQDFLPLPPGVPPASTIDPRLSRAQQSLHTPVPHSQPPAAHPPASLDAPAPSSSNSSLPDFELLSRILKTVNSSPSQTPSPPLPTPTVPVSTLGSAPPPLPAEKPIDPRVARKDPRLQPQKSALKQPSEAAPFAASSTSSSTPSSSSSPSIAPYDPRLLSSGGAACSVSAGSPGGASVLSSISLYDPRTNKPGSPSTSSGSNNSPNSTSSESKPSDTTTGKPKHKEPLFVRKSALDQPEMEKTGDQGTDRYNSYNRPRPKPAHSPNSTVQGGAATAVGGAAGGAGPGSAADQGPAGVHNLPVTSLFGVAKVSKPGGTGSPFGGNSPVQPDQAATEQDKASLKDVFKGFDPTASPFCQ